The DNA segment TAATTGGAAGCGAGGGTTGAATTTAGTTATTGTTTcgaatgattgttttgttattgtttgttaagatgtttaaaatttaatgttcaaATCATTAAACAAACATAGATAACATgatattattagttttttcacTGTAAGAAtacaaaatgatgaaattttgattGTTAAAATACGTCAAATTGAATGATATGAgttgttattttgtgtatttgtcGTAAAGctacgtaaaaaaaacatcatggAAATCTTCTCCTTTGTTCGTAAACACATCTCAAACACAACTTTTTTAATATGTAACACTAATATGAAGGGGTGGTACCTTGGTACTGTcgtcaacttatacaactcaATAACATTCCCGTGATGGGTTCAAGTCTCATAATAACCGCcgccccgtagcaaggatttgaCTATCTGcgctgcgtggtactgaataagtctTGCAAGCCTATATATAGGCCGGCATGGAAACTGAGAACTGAAATGCAAAATCTTCCGTTATGATCATACTATTTCATTCCATACCATCAGTCAAACCCCTTAAAGGCATCACTAGTGAAGAATATCCCAACTGGAATTGAAGGTGAATTTATTTCCCAGCAGCGACGTCTGCAGTTAAAGCACCTGAGGCTCTACAGAGATCCGTCTAATGGTAGAACGTTGATTAAAAATGTATGCCCCCTACTGCGGTCATTGTGACAAATGGAACTGCCTTCAGTGCCGGAAGGAGGTGATTTCTTTTGCTGCAGCTTTTCTGATTGTAcgtgaaattttaaatttctccAACACTTTTACTTAGTAGAGAATCTATGGTGCATCCCACCGCAAAAGGATATAAACATTTTATATGAAACTTGTCACCATAGCTGTGATAACTTTGCCATAATGTGCCTTGGTTTAGATCGAACAACTAGCTTCAACTGGCGTCGACTAGCTAGGCGTATTATAATAACTGTTGACAGCCAGAAAGCAAAGCTCACCACAAGGAGATAGTAAAACCACATAAGAGGTCGCAATACCCTTTCCAACGCTGTCCTACTTTCCATTGTGtctttaaaaaagaaattataCTTGATAATAAGGTTGCAGTTTATACTTCCTCGCATACACGGAGGCCCACCCAGACCCAGGCAGCCCAAGCGCTCGTATAAACTCCCAAACGGGCCAACAGTTCCATCTTTTGCTGTTCCATTCTACCACAAAATATCCTAGCAAAACAATGGATTATTCATGCAGTGTGTTGaatgtgggtgtgtgcgtttatCCATTGCAGTCGTCAAGACATGGCTGAAATCGCACCAGAGTTGGCGGGCGATAAATCGTACAGATGAAAGCAAATCCCACGAGCCTGCCGTTCGGAGAAAAGGGTAGAACAGTTTAAAAGTGGAATCGACGGAAAAGGAAATCCAGTAACAGACTGTAAgtgggaaacacacacacacacacatcaagaAGTAagcgagtatgtgtgtgtgagagatagagaacccaagaaaaaaaagagttaatAAAAAAGGGCCAAACGGAAGTGCCACCAATTGTGGTCCGGAAGAGCCACTATCGACGGTGTACTTCAAGTTTGCTGTAGGTCTGTAACTTCATGGCAGAGTGCTTTCATCGCAGCGGCTTCTTGGCGCGCTCTTCCATACagaggttgtgtgtgtgtgtgtttcggcgAGCGTGCGAACATGTGGGTGGATCGTTTGTGGAAGCGTGCAAACACACAGTGTCCAGCTTTACGTGTTTTGGTGCGCCTTTCGCGTTGGACCGAGGGCCGATGCCAAAACGGCCCCGTGgaagaaacataaaatcaatatAATAATCGTAAAAGAAACGAGGTTATACATCACGGCTTGACCACATCATATCGTTTGTTTGTAggggagaaaaagaaggagaagaacaAGGGGAATTGGGTGATATTTGTGGGTTTGTTcatgtcgttttgttttgtgtttttagttttgcCCGACCGCTAAAGTGCATTCGTTGGACGTTGAAAAGTTAGTGAGTTCAAGCGATTCAGGCACAGGAGAGAAGAGCGCTTAAGTCAATCGATTGCTCGAAAGTTGTGCTTTGTAGGGTTTAAAGTTTGGTTTCATAATCTTACTCGATACAGCAATCCATTTATCGCAATCTCCTTTGAAACATAACCAAATAGAAACTCATATGTTAAAGGTACACCACAAACGGCAAGCTAAGCACAAAAAGTCTATTAGCAAACAATTACCCTACTGCGTAGGgttgaaggaagaaaaaagaaaacaacaacacacgacGCCTGCACAAAAACACGAAAGGACACCTTCCGACTCGGCGAATCCGATTACGGTGAACAAAAAGCGAGGCTTTGGTCCGCAAGTCGACGGTAGAAAATCTCCCGAGGCAACAACGGCCAACCCCAGTGCCCGCCCAGGAGCGGATCATTAATGAAATCAAACCTAAATTGTACGTTAATTAGCTGTCCGATGGGGCGACGGGCCGTTGTCGTAGTGTGTCTGTCACCGTCCAGCATCGAGGCCAATATTAGCTACCCGAGAGCGATACTCGTTCTCTTTCTCGCCCTTAGCTGCTCGGTCTTGGGGCTCCACGAGTTTGGCAAGGACGAAACGGGTGCAATTTTTGCCCCCTTCCAGCAACAAATCATCGTGAGCGACCAGGCGTCCGCTTTCGGTATGGgcgcgttttgttgttgtggttgttggtgtgtgttcTATTCACGAAGCGCGCAGATTGCTGTGGCGTGGTAACATTGGTTGTCTAATTTCGcaccaatacacacaaatGCCGTGCCATCCATTGGGACTGGTTACTACGATCGCAACAAAAGAAGGTCTTTTAAACACCGTCGAAGTTTGAACGTCGAACTGAAAAGCTTGTTTGCTCAGAAGTGCATTCTCGTATgcatatgtgtatgtgtgtgtatgcgtgcgtgaAAAATATTTCTATTTTACGTATTTTTGGTGCCATTTTCTAGTTAGTGCTAAGTGAATGGAAAGGATGTAAAAGCGATTACTCTAACACTGCTAACACGCCATCCTATAATCTATTCCTTTGCAGGCCGCAGCGACCACACAGCCAAGATACGAGCAGACGAGCGACCGAGCCAGAGACGCGAACCTCGGAAGCAAAAGCTTTCCCGTGCTGAGCAACCTGAGAGCGAGAGCGAcgagaaaaagagagtaaCAAAAGCGTACACaaaacaagtgtgtgtgtgtgtgcgtttgtgagagagagtgagtgtgaGCGGGAGATAGAGtttgattgtgtttgtgtgcaataAATTCGCCTACGCCCCCTCGCCCTAACTGAAGAGCCTCTCCCAACAAGCTGACAGCGTGTCTGACAGGTTGTGGGTGAATAGCGGTGCTAGTGTATGTGTACGCGAGCCCAACCGTGTATACAACAGTGTGAGCCTTGATAGTTCGACTCCAAACGATCGCCCTTCGGGAGAACGCGACCGGAGTCGGAAAAGTGGTGCGTGTGCCAGTGCTAGGCGGCGAGGGCGTGCAAAACATCAGGCGCCGTCCTTCCCAACGTCGAAAGATGATGTTTTATGGCTAGAGAagtgaaaagagagagagggagagcgagagaaagagcgtgtgagcaacaacaaaaaaaagaaatcagtgcatttatttatgttaaAGAAAAAGCTCTACATATGTATTTGTCGTGTGTTCTGGTGTGAGCGTGCTGTGTAGTGTGTGCATTCAGATCAAGCGGTTCCAACTCAGCGGGCACGCgtgcctgtatgtgtgtgtgtgtgttagtttgtgcatgtgtgtgtgtgtgtaagtgtgtgtaaTTAAAGCAGCGATTGATAGTTCAAAATCACTGGTCTGCAACACCGTTACATCCAGATGATGAGTTAAGCCCGGCTCAGGAAGGGAGTCGTCtagttgttttttcttgttccGCTGCTTCCGTCTGCTTTTGTGCCCTTTCTGCTGGGTGCTGCCTGGTGTGAGCACGTGCCCGTTTGCTGGACCGTGTGGGGGAGGCGGCAGAAGAGTAAGCGAACGTCCGGTTCCCGGTAGAGAAAGAGCCCGCACACTCGGCACACGCGGCTAGCTGGCGGCACCGGCTGCCATCAACTCCATCCCTTCCTCGAGCACCCGGGGCCAGCACCACCAAGAGCAACACGGCTTGTCCTTGAGGGGGATGTTGTGGATCGTAGGCATACTACTTccactggcagcagcagcagcagcgggtgtACTAGCGGAtgccgaagcagcagcagcagcaccctcCTCACCATCGTCCTTGAGCACCACCGAGtcatcgccgtcgtcgtcgctgttGTCCAACACCGCGCCAGCGGACACCGGTGCCTGGTGTACCGTgatccagcagcagccgcagcccCTGTACCTGCCCGTCCACCGACCACCGTCCGGTCAGCAAACCGCCCGCGCCACCCGTGCATGCCGGTGCGACCACCATGAGGAGCGATAGTTCGGAACTGCTGCTCGAGCAACAGGCCGAAGAGCTACGGAAGAAGAAGCTGCTCGAGCTAGCGGCGGCGAAGAAGGCGAAAAATGGGCCGCCGCCCAAGCGGTCGCTGCGCGAGAACGCCTCCTTCTACACGACGTCCGGGCTTGCCTTCCTGTCGGTGACGGCCGGCGCCTCCCTCCTCTTCCTGGTGCCGCTGTACGTCGATCCGGCCATCTCGACGCTGGTCGGCGACTTTGTCGAGCGGCCGACGATGTGCGTGACGACGCGCCGCGAGGACATGACCGGCCTGTTCAACTGCTCGTGGAGCTCGTGCCGGGAGGGCTGCACCTCGGACGTGTTCAAGTGCACGCACATCTACGTGACGTTCATAGACGATCTGAACTTTACCTTCCCGTTCAACGCGACGCCGGCGGAGCTGTTCAACCTGACCGACATCGAGCGGTCGGAGGAGGCGATCCTGCTGGTCAACATCAAGGGCTGCGGCTACCCGCCCGCGGTCAAGTGCAAAAACTTCACCGACCTGTACGGCTTCGAGGGGGCCGTCTTTCCCTGCTACTACTCGAAGCAGAACAAGACGGTCGTGATGACGGCGTACAACCGCGAGGACCAGGTCAACACGATCATCCACTTCTTCGTGGTGCCGTTCATCGTGACCGTCGTCTCGTCCGTGTTTCTCTGCATCATGCACTGTGATTGTAGGTGTAAGAAGGAGCGCCGGCGGCACCGCCACCGGCATCGTCGGCCTAGGATAGAGAATCTCAGGTAAGCAGCAAAGTATGGGagcggtgggtggtggtgccggtTGGTCGTGCGAGGGTGCGGGgggaatgaaatttaattaagcCGGCCACGCAATGCTAACACCGTCGCGGCATGGGCGAAATTTTACTGTGCGTCACGCCAAGCCGGTTGAAGCCGGTTTAATGCAATTTAGAAGGCTGTGCCTGTGTTGTGGcgaaaattattatttgtcGAAAGACTCACCACAAAAAGGGGAAACGAGGGTGGTGAGTGGAGGGGGATGGGTAAGAGGAGAAGACATTCAAATTTGTTCAACAGGCAGACGAATTAACTgctttgtttgaattttgacGCGGCTTTAGTGTGAAAGAGAGTGCATTTACTGTGGTTTTGGAGGTATATTCGTGCTATGGAAGCTTTGGTTGTTATATTTATACTacatcacaaccatttttgcatctttttttACGCTACATATTATGTGCAGGCATAATATAAATcgtaattattaaaatagaaataaataaatggtaTCTAAATCTTCACGCGAGAAATATAGCCAGTAGCGTGTTAGCAGTCTCTGTTTGCTAATGctttaaacttaaaaaatggcctaaaatgtagaaaatgtaatgaaaaaaattgtttcgtTTGTCTGATGTGTCTCATGTTCGTAACTGATTTAATTGCCGTATTAGCTCACCACTTCGGTCAGCGCTAGACTGCTCGTGTTGTGGCGTTTCGCAGTATTTTTCGGCTCccctgttttgtttcttttttggcgCGCCGTGTACAATTCAGCGAAAATTAAACAGGAAATAGTGTGGCTTCCTGGTGCTTTGTCACATCGCTAACGGGTAGGttatgggttttgttttttggcgtTTGGTattcttttgtgtttgtttttactcgGTTTGGTTTCGCTGGTTACCACAGTTGATTTGGAAGAACCGGTGAATGTTTTATATTCGATGCGGAACTGTTGGTTTGCAATTTATAGCAGTTCGTTAGGTTCGCGGCGGGAAAAGAGAGTTTAGTGCAACTTGGAAACAAAGAACGTATTTTATTGGTCCCTACGgaccggagtagaggctgttGTGTTGCGGCTCTCATAAATTTAACGTTTAATATGGATCTGGCATACTTCAGCTGGACAACCAGTTGCTTCTAACTGTTATTTGTCACTGCTCACCTTACTGTTGGAAAAGGTATTCCTTCCTCTCTGTTACGAAATGACTAAGACTACGGCATGGGGACATgtattttaatgaattacatcaGCTGTTAGCAATAACAGCTAAGAGCTTCATAACATGAATGCCGTGTAATATGTTTAATTTACGTAATCGTTATTTATGCGCATCATCGTGTTTTGACAAATTCAAATTAGgttttttcatcttttcggGGATGCTTATATTTAAAGTAGTGTATACTATCTTGCTTCTCTTGTGTTAGTATTATTGTTTGTATCTGAACCTGATTATCAGTAACTGCGTTGTAATTGTAATCGTTGTTAGACCATTTTTTGAGCATATTATCAACTATTAGACCATTTTTTGACCATTTAAATAGACCATTTTTTGAGCATATTatcaaaaaaaggtaaatttaGTGACAGAGAGATAATGAACGTTATGATCTGTTATATTGCTTTATTACTcttttttgcatacttttttaCTTAAATGTAGTTTCTTACAGTTTAAAAGACAAACTGCATTCCTCTACTACTTACGCTGAAATTACACACAACATAtcttttaattatatttttgctACAAGAAAACCTTCATACTGCGTTCAAATAGAAATGCGtgtaaaaagataaaaaaaaagatcggtTCTAGTGTCGAGCATATTTGAATATTAGCATGTAAAATATGTTGTACAAAACGGTCTAAGTATTTCGATT comes from the Anopheles coluzzii chromosome 2, AcolN3, whole genome shotgun sequence genome and includes:
- the LOC120951209 gene encoding protein tipE, translating into MRSDSSELLLEQQAEELRKKKLLELAAAKKAKNGPPPKRSLRENASFYTTSGLAFLSVTAGASLLFLVPLYVDPAISTLVGDFVERPTMCVTTRREDMTGLFNCSWSSCREGCTSDVFKCTHIYVTFIDDLNFTFPFNATPAELFNLTDIERSEEAILLVNIKGCGYPPAVKCKNFTDLYGFEGAVFPCYYSKQNKTVVMTAYNREDQVNTIIHFFVVPFIVTVVSSVFLCIMHCDCRCKKERRRHRHRHRRPRIENLSDSSISTRVDMLTPAIEVYKPPL